A DNA window from Loxodonta africana isolate mLoxAfr1 chromosome 7, mLoxAfr1.hap2, whole genome shotgun sequence contains the following coding sequences:
- the LOC100657151 gene encoding olfactory receptor 10A6, with protein MKRQNQSSVVEFILLGFSNFPELQEQLFGIFLVIYLVTLIGNATIIVVISLDQSLHVPMYLFLQNLSVVEVSFSGVIMPEMLVVLSTEKATISFAGCFAQMYFILLFGGTECILLGAMAYDRYAAICHPLSYRMIMNKRVFMKLVTSSWALGFSMTTLQTPWVFSFPFCGPNEINHLSCETPPVLELVCADTFLFEIYAFTGTVLIILAPFLLILLSYIRILFAILKMPSTTGRQKAFSTCASHLTSVTLFYGTAIMTYLQPKSSYSPETKKLMSLSYSLLTPLLNPLIYSLRNSEMKRAFMKLWRRKVVAHTV; from the coding sequence ATGAAAAGGCAAAACCAAAGCTCTGTGGTTGAATTCATCCTCTTGGGATTTTCTAACTTTCCTGAACTCCAAGAGCAGCTCTTTGGAATCTTCTTGGTTATTTATCTGGTGACCCTGATAGGAAATGCCACCATCATCGTTGTCATCTCCCTGGACCAGAGCCTTCATGTTCCCATGTACCTGTTCCTCCAGAACTTATCTGTGGTGGAAGTGAGTTTCAGTGGAGTTATTATGCCTGAAATGCTGGTGGTCCTCTCCACAGAGAAAGCGACTATTTCTTTTGCTGGCTGTTTTGCACAGATgtatttcattcttctttttggtGGGACAGAATGTATTCTCCTGGGGGCAATGGCTTATGACCGATATGCTGCAATCTGCCATCCTCTGAGCTACCGAATGATTATGAACAAAAGGGTTTTTATGAAATTAGTTACGTCCTCATGGGCTTTAGGTTTCTCAATGACTACCCTACAAACCCCAtgggtttttagttttcctttttgtGGCCCCAATGAAATTAATCATCTTTCTTGTGAAACCCCTCCAGTGCTAGAGCTTGTGTGTGCGGACACATTTTTGTTTGAAATCTATGCATTCACAGGCACTGTTTTAATTATTCTGGCTCCTTTCTTACTGATACTTTTGTCCTATATTCGAATCCTCTTTGCCATCCTGAAGATGCCATCAACCACTGGGAGGCAAAAGGCGTTTTCCACCTGTGCCTCTCATCTCACATCTGTGACCCTCTTCTATGGCACAGCCATTATGACTTATTTACAACCAAAATCCAGCTACTCACCAGAAACCAAGAAATTGATGTCACTGTCTTATTCATTGCTTACCCCTCTGCTGAATCCACTGATCTACAGCTTGCGAAATAGTGAGATGAAAAGAGCTTTCATGAAATTATGGAGAAGAAAAGTGGTTGCGCACACAGTCTGA